One Streptomyces mobaraensis NBRC 13819 = DSM 40847 DNA segment encodes these proteins:
- a CDS encoding nucleotide disphospho-sugar-binding domain-containing protein, with protein sequence MRVLITTTPGTGHTYPLVALNWALQTAGHEVLVASCGPGLALGEAGARTVDVAPGLSLEKMVGLLAQRHPEVAGRLLQEADGAGYLEVVGGAVAAALRLQPEMVAAVIRTAEEWRPDVVVHSPLLTPGMVAAAKLGVPAVQHGFGFLNPSAELMRELHADLFEEHGVDLPEVRAVVDISPPSVVPTEPGAWPLRYVPYNGSGPLPKPLFDLLNRVPETPRIAVSLGSGPVPGEAAQVMERILATAPKTDAEFVVVLPRVDLEPFGSLPDNVHAFDWVPYSALLARCSAVVHHAGPGTALGAMAHGLPQIMPVFKGLGRPAVARIVADRGVGRAVRPEEVGPELLESVLADEGMRTAAAEVREEIRSMPAPAEVVGRLEELVAGA encoded by the coding sequence ATGCGCGTACTGATCACGACCACCCCGGGCACCGGCCACACCTATCCCCTGGTGGCGCTGAACTGGGCGCTCCAGACGGCCGGTCACGAGGTCCTGGTCGCCTCCTGCGGTCCCGGGCTGGCCCTGGGCGAGGCGGGCGCGCGCACCGTGGACGTCGCGCCGGGCCTGTCCCTGGAGAAGATGGTGGGCCTGCTCGCCCAGCGCCACCCCGAGGTGGCAGGCAGGCTGCTCCAGGAGGCGGACGGCGCCGGTTATCTGGAGGTGGTCGGCGGCGCGGTCGCGGCGGCGCTGCGGCTCCAGCCGGAGATGGTCGCCGCGGTGATCCGGACGGCCGAGGAGTGGCGGCCGGACGTGGTGGTGCACTCCCCGCTGCTGACGCCCGGGATGGTGGCGGCGGCCAAGCTGGGGGTGCCCGCGGTGCAGCACGGCTTCGGCTTCCTCAACCCGTCCGCCGAGCTGATGCGCGAGCTGCACGCCGACCTGTTCGAGGAGCACGGGGTGGACCTCCCCGAGGTCCGGGCCGTCGTCGACATCAGCCCGCCGAGCGTCGTGCCCACCGAGCCGGGCGCGTGGCCGCTGCGGTACGTGCCCTACAACGGCAGCGGGCCGCTGCCGAAGCCGCTGTTCGACCTGCTCAACCGGGTGCCCGAGACGCCGCGGATCGCCGTCTCGCTGGGCAGCGGGCCGGTGCCCGGGGAGGCGGCGCAGGTGATGGAGCGGATCCTGGCGACGGCGCCCAAGACGGACGCCGAGTTCGTGGTGGTCCTGCCGCGCGTGGACCTGGAGCCGTTCGGCTCGCTCCCGGACAATGTGCACGCCTTCGACTGGGTGCCGTACAGCGCGCTGCTGGCCCGCTGTTCGGCGGTCGTCCACCATGCCGGGCCGGGCACCGCGCTCGGTGCGATGGCGCACGGGCTGCCGCAGATCATGCCGGTCTTCAAGGGCCTGGGCCGGCCGGCCGTCGCCCGTATCGTCGCCGACCGCGGCGTCGGCCGGGCGGTACGGCCGGAGGAGGTCGGGCCGGAGCTGCTGGAGTCGGTGCTGGCGGACGAGGGGATGAGGACGGCCGCGGCGGAGGTCCGCGAGGAGATCCGGTCGATGCCGGCCCCGGCGGAGGTCGTGGGCAGGCTGGAGGAGCTGGTGGCCGGGGCCTGA
- a CDS encoding tectonin domain-containing protein, producing the protein MASTALAALAALLVTTPGSAAAAPRFASDGYGSSIAAARNADGRLELFGTDSTGGVWHRRQVSPGAGWTGWEKFDGSLTQVAAQTNADGRVELFGVDRTGGVWHRWQTYAGGGWTGWDKFDGALRP; encoded by the coding sequence GTGGCCTCCACGGCGCTCGCGGCACTCGCGGCACTCCTGGTCACGACGCCGGGCTCCGCCGCGGCGGCGCCCCGGTTCGCTTCCGACGGCTACGGCTCCTCGATCGCGGCGGCTCGCAACGCGGACGGCCGGCTGGAGCTGTTCGGCACCGACAGCACCGGGGGCGTGTGGCACCGCCGGCAGGTGTCGCCCGGCGCCGGCTGGACCGGCTGGGAGAAGTTCGACGGCTCGCTGACCCAGGTCGCCGCCCAGACCAACGCCGACGGACGCGTGGAGCTGTTCGGCGTCGACCGCACCGGCGGCGTCTGGCACCGCTGGCAGACCTACGCCGGCGGCGGCTGGACCGGCTGGGACAAGTTCGACGGCGCGCTGCGGCCCTGA
- a CDS encoding glycine C-acetyltransferase has translation MFDSVRDDLRTTLDEIREAGLFKPERVIGTPQSASVSVTAGGAPGDVLNFCANNYLGLADHPEVVAAAKDALDRWGYGMASVRFICGTQDVHKELEARLSAFLGQEDTILYSSCFDANGGVFETLLGPEDAVISDALNHASIIDGIRLSKARRHRYANRDLADLEKQLQDTQDARRRLIVTDGVFSMDGYVAPLREICDLADRYDAMVMVDDSHAVGFVGPGGRGTPELHGVMDRVDIITGTLGKALGGASGGYVAARAEIVALLRQRSRPYLFSNSLAPVIAAASLKVLDLLESAGDLRERLNANTALFRRRMTEEGFEILPGDHPIAPVMIGDAAQAGRMAELLLERGVYVIGFSYPVVPMGAARIRVQLSAAHSTADVERAVAAFVDARAALKG, from the coding sequence ATGTTCGACTCCGTCCGCGACGACCTCCGCACCACGCTCGACGAGATCCGTGAAGCCGGCCTCTTCAAGCCCGAGCGCGTGATCGGCACGCCGCAGAGCGCCTCCGTCAGCGTCACCGCCGGCGGCGCCCCGGGCGACGTCCTCAACTTCTGCGCCAACAACTACCTCGGTCTCGCCGACCACCCCGAGGTCGTCGCCGCCGCCAAGGACGCCCTCGACCGCTGGGGCTACGGCATGGCGTCGGTGCGCTTCATCTGCGGCACGCAGGACGTCCACAAGGAGCTGGAGGCGCGGCTGTCGGCGTTCCTCGGCCAGGAGGACACGATCCTCTACTCCTCCTGCTTCGACGCCAACGGCGGTGTCTTCGAGACGCTGCTCGGCCCCGAGGACGCCGTCATCTCCGACGCCCTCAACCACGCCAGCATCATCGACGGCATCCGCCTCTCCAAGGCCCGCCGCCACCGCTACGCCAACCGCGACCTGGCCGACCTGGAGAAGCAGCTCCAGGACACGCAGGACGCCCGCCGCCGTCTGATCGTCACCGACGGCGTGTTCTCCATGGACGGCTACGTCGCCCCGCTCCGCGAGATCTGCGACCTGGCCGACCGCTACGACGCCATGGTCATGGTGGACGACTCGCACGCCGTCGGCTTCGTCGGCCCCGGCGGCCGCGGCACGCCCGAGCTGCACGGCGTCATGGACCGGGTGGACATCATCACCGGCACCCTGGGCAAGGCCCTGGGCGGCGCGTCCGGCGGCTATGTCGCGGCCCGCGCCGAGATCGTGGCGCTGCTGCGGCAGCGCTCGCGCCCGTACCTGTTCTCCAACTCCCTCGCCCCGGTGATCGCCGCCGCCTCCCTCAAGGTCCTCGACCTGCTGGAGTCCGCGGGCGACCTGCGCGAGCGGCTGAACGCCAACACGGCCCTGTTCCGCCGCCGGATGACGGAGGAGGGCTTCGAGATCCTGCCCGGCGACCACCCGATCGCCCCGGTCATGATCGGTGACGCGGCCCAGGCGGGCCGGATGGCCGAGCTGCTGCTGGAGCGCGGCGTGTACGTGATCGGCTTCTCGTACCCGGTGGTCCCGATGGGCGCGGCCCGGATCCGCGTGCAGCTGTCGGCCGCGCACTCGACCGCCGACGTCGAGCGGGCCGTCGCCGCGTTCGTCGACGCGCGGGCGGCGCTCAAGGGCTGA
- the sph gene encoding sphingomyelin phosphodiesterase, translating to MQLPGPARAATTLAAALLTAAALAHPAGAAGAAAPAPAVPGLKVLTYNTFLMSTNLYPNWGQRHRAEAIPAAGFFQGQDVVVLQEAFDNDASEVLKSRAADRYPYQTPVVGRSKDGWDATGGAYSALTPEDGGVTVLSKWPIVRKEQVVYKDACGSDKWSNKGFAYVVLDVGGTRVHVVGTHTQSTDGGCAAGEAAADRARQFRQIDAFLDAKRIPASEQVIVAGDLNVDSRSAEFASLLADADLDPAEARDGHPYSFDTKENSIAAYRYPNDAREDLDHVLHRKGHVRPAGWTNTVVQERSAPWTVSSWGKEYTYTDLSDHYPVVAGGR from the coding sequence GTGCAACTCCCCGGCCCCGCCCGCGCCGCGACCACCCTCGCCGCCGCCCTGCTGACCGCCGCCGCCCTGGCGCACCCGGCGGGCGCCGCCGGCGCGGCCGCGCCCGCCCCCGCCGTGCCGGGCCTGAAGGTGCTCACCTACAACACCTTCCTGATGAGCACGAATCTCTATCCGAACTGGGGGCAGCGGCACCGGGCCGAGGCGATCCCCGCCGCGGGCTTCTTCCAGGGGCAGGACGTCGTCGTCCTCCAGGAGGCGTTCGACAACGACGCCTCCGAGGTGCTCAAGTCCCGCGCCGCCGACCGGTACCCGTACCAGACCCCCGTCGTCGGCCGCTCCAAGGACGGCTGGGACGCCACCGGCGGGGCCTACTCCGCCCTCACCCCCGAGGACGGCGGGGTGACCGTGCTCAGCAAGTGGCCCATCGTCCGCAAGGAACAGGTCGTCTACAAGGACGCCTGCGGCTCCGACAAGTGGTCCAACAAGGGCTTCGCGTACGTCGTCCTCGACGTCGGCGGTACGCGGGTGCACGTCGTCGGCACCCACACGCAGTCCACGGACGGCGGCTGCGCGGCGGGGGAGGCCGCGGCGGACCGCGCCCGGCAGTTCCGGCAGATCGACGCCTTCCTCGACGCCAAGCGCATCCCGGCGAGCGAGCAGGTCATCGTCGCGGGCGACCTCAACGTCGACTCCCGGAGCGCCGAGTTCGCCTCCCTGCTCGCCGACGCGGACCTCGACCCGGCGGAGGCCCGCGACGGCCACCCGTACTCCTTCGACACGAAGGAGAACTCCATCGCCGCCTACCGGTACCCGAACGACGCCCGGGAGGACCTGGACCACGTCCTGCACCGCAAGGGCCATGTCCGGCCCGCCGGGTGGACGAACACGGTGGTCCAGGAGCGGTCCGCGCCGTGGACCGTGTCGAGCTGGGGCAAGGAGTACACCTACACCGACCTGTCCGACCACTACCCGGTCGTCGCCGGGGGACGCTGA
- a CDS encoding alpha/beta hydrolase → MRGIHLLAAGLGLAGLLGGALPVGTAVPAAAARPVPSPPAPAWHPCPPEQKDLVAAGAECASLPVPLDHADPGGRTIRIALSRVRAKDPAHRRGILLSNPGGPGGTGLATTLELRKTLKAVADRYDLIGFDPRFLGGSTPLHCAPAGPAAPPRSVTSPRADFEDGLRRSRSTAERCARPSGNAELLPYASTRDVARDMDAIRAALGEPKLSYYGVSYGADLGAVYTQLFPRRVDRLVIDSSTDPDATQYELFRRSGEPLERGLDAWAAWTARHADTYRLGRTGPEVRAAVERLLAGAERRPVPVGRARLGAPLLRLILRQFVQHQEDDPALARTVRTLVDASAGRPVEPDGELAGLLAFLETPAAQDGMTGGALFMCGDGGWPAGGWPADPEAYWRNIVRARAAQPVFGPLVNDMTAPCAFWKTRPRESATRIANGVPVLMLQARRDGNVPYDGALALHRKLTGSRLVTADIRSHGVYGRGAEGRTAVPCADRVVNAYLDGGRLPAADVTCPAPPVAR, encoded by the coding sequence ATGCGCGGCATCCACCTGCTCGCCGCCGGCCTCGGCCTGGCCGGCCTCCTCGGCGGCGCCCTGCCGGTCGGCACCGCCGTACCCGCCGCGGCGGCCCGGCCCGTTCCCTCCCCGCCCGCGCCCGCCTGGCACCCGTGCCCCCCGGAGCAGAAGGACCTGGTCGCGGCCGGAGCGGAGTGCGCCTCGCTGCCCGTCCCCCTCGACCACGCCGACCCTGGCGGCCGGACGATCCGGATCGCCCTCTCCCGGGTGCGGGCCAAGGACCCGGCGCACCGGCGGGGCATCCTGCTGTCCAACCCCGGCGGCCCCGGAGGAACGGGACTGGCCACCACTCTGGAACTGCGCAAGACCCTGAAGGCCGTGGCCGACCGTTACGACCTGATCGGCTTCGATCCCCGGTTCCTCGGCGGCAGCACCCCCCTCCACTGCGCCCCGGCCGGCCCCGCCGCCCCGCCCCGGTCCGTCACTTCGCCCCGCGCCGACTTCGAGGACGGCCTGCGGCGCTCCCGGTCGACCGCCGAACGCTGCGCCCGCCCCTCGGGCAACGCCGAGTTGCTCCCGTACGCCTCCACCCGCGACGTGGCCCGCGACATGGACGCGATCCGCGCCGCCCTCGGCGAGCCGAAGCTGTCCTACTACGGGGTCTCCTACGGTGCCGACCTGGGCGCCGTCTACACCCAGCTGTTCCCGCGCCGGGTGGACCGGCTCGTCATCGACTCCTCCACCGACCCCGACGCCACCCAGTACGAGCTGTTCCGCCGTTCGGGCGAGCCGCTGGAGCGGGGGCTCGACGCCTGGGCGGCCTGGACCGCCCGGCACGCGGACACCTACCGGCTCGGCCGCACCGGCCCCGAGGTGCGCGCCGCCGTGGAACGGCTGCTCGCCGGCGCCGAGCGGCGACCTGTGCCCGTCGGCCGCGCCCGGCTCGGCGCGCCCCTGCTGCGGCTGATCCTGCGGCAGTTCGTCCAGCACCAGGAGGACGACCCGGCGCTCGCCCGTACCGTCCGCACCCTCGTCGACGCGTCGGCCGGCCGGCCGGTCGAGCCCGACGGGGAACTCGCCGGCCTGCTCGCGTTCCTCGAAACCCCCGCCGCGCAGGACGGGATGACCGGCGGCGCCCTCTTCATGTGCGGCGACGGGGGCTGGCCCGCGGGCGGCTGGCCCGCCGACCCGGAGGCGTACTGGCGGAACATCGTCCGTGCCCGGGCCGCCCAGCCGGTCTTCGGCCCGCTCGTCAACGACATGACGGCCCCCTGCGCCTTCTGGAAGACCCGCCCCCGGGAGTCCGCCACCCGGATCGCCAACGGCGTGCCCGTCCTGATGCTTCAGGCCCGCCGGGACGGCAACGTGCCGTACGACGGCGCGCTCGCCCTGCACCGCAAGCTCACCGGCTCGCGACTGGTGACGGCGGACATCCGGTCCCACGGCGTCTACGGCCGCGGCGCCGAGGGCCGGACGGCCGTGCCCTGCGCCGACCGGGTCGTCAACGCCTACCTGGACGGAGGGCGGCTCCCCGCGGCGGACGTCACCTGCCCCGCGCCCCCGGTGGCCCGATGA
- a CDS encoding LysR family transcriptional regulator, translating to MIDPRRLRVLRAVAEHRTVTAAAAALYLTPSAVSQQLAALEQETGHALLTRSGRGVRLTPAGEILLGHAHRVVAQLERAEAELAAYADGTAGELTVAAFATGIAEVLAPVIALLAGRHPGIRLRVRDAEGDESLPLVMDGVADVALAVEYRGAPREDDLRLVRVPLYAEPFDAVLHTSHPLAGEPHVRLDELADSDWIAPYPGNPCHDMTVLACELAGFQPRLAHSSDDFRAVAALAGAGAGVALVPRSALSGMNLKDVVVRPVEGVTPTRRVFAAVRRGAEGHPLISPVLEALGEVAGSLSAS from the coding sequence GTGATCGACCCCCGGCGACTGCGCGTCCTGCGGGCCGTGGCGGAGCACCGTACGGTGACCGCCGCGGCCGCGGCGCTGTACCTCACCCCGTCCGCCGTCTCCCAGCAGCTCGCCGCCCTGGAGCAGGAGACCGGCCACGCGCTGCTGACCCGCAGCGGCCGGGGCGTGCGGCTCACCCCGGCGGGCGAGATCCTGCTCGGCCACGCCCACCGGGTGGTGGCCCAGCTGGAACGGGCCGAGGCCGAGCTCGCCGCCTACGCGGACGGCACCGCGGGCGAGCTGACCGTCGCCGCCTTCGCCACCGGCATCGCGGAGGTGCTGGCACCGGTGATCGCCCTCCTCGCCGGACGCCACCCCGGCATCCGGCTCCGGGTCCGCGACGCCGAGGGCGACGAGAGCCTGCCGCTGGTCATGGACGGGGTGGCGGACGTCGCCCTGGCCGTCGAGTACCGGGGCGCGCCGCGCGAGGACGACCTGCGGCTGGTCCGCGTGCCCCTCTACGCCGAGCCGTTCGACGCGGTGCTGCACACCTCCCATCCGCTGGCCGGCGAGCCGCACGTCCGCCTGGACGAGCTCGCCGACAGCGACTGGATCGCCCCCTACCCCGGCAACCCGTGCCACGACATGACGGTCCTGGCCTGCGAACTGGCCGGATTCCAGCCGCGGTTGGCGCACTCCTCGGACGACTTCCGGGCGGTCGCGGCGCTCGCCGGGGCGGGCGCGGGGGTGGCTCTCGTACCGCGGTCGGCACTGTCGGGCATGAACCTCAAGGATGTCGTAGTGCGTCCCGTCGAGGGCGTCACCCCGACCCGCCGCGTCTTCGCGGCCGTGCGCCGGGGGGCGGAGGGGCATCCGCTGATCAGCCCGGTGCTGGAGGCGCTGGGCGAGGTGGCGGGGTCGCTGTCGGCGTCCTGA
- a CDS encoding SMP-30/gluconolactonase/LRE family protein produces MRMRSTLVVAGLLAALTAGGTGAAEAAPGTPAGTASSSCGQRARVEVFREGGVPLLDWRENLEFDGRGTLWVSNLTKHRVEGYAPDGTSRGGFRLAGPGGIRRGPDGMMYVNYGVNPLTPRGGVVRFDPAAAEPRPQRVVDGISGINGLAVDSAGNLYLSRELSTGILKIRPDGTRDEAWTKAASIFGSNGLDIVGDQLYVSVLTDPTSRIVRVPLDDPGRYTTVARLTPNPLRDKFLDDLTHFRGDLVVAGFRSGELIRVDPATGRSCVLATGLRMPTSVRAAQGFGGLDPAHHLFVVEASGRIVRVTVD; encoded by the coding sequence ATGCGTATGCGCTCGACCCTGGTGGTGGCCGGCCTGCTGGCCGCGTTGACGGCCGGAGGAACCGGGGCGGCCGAGGCCGCGCCCGGCACGCCCGCCGGCACGGCCTCGTCCTCCTGCGGGCAGCGGGCCCGCGTGGAGGTGTTCCGCGAGGGCGGCGTCCCGCTGCTGGACTGGCGGGAGAACCTCGAGTTCGACGGCCGGGGCACCCTCTGGGTCTCGAACCTGACCAAGCACCGGGTCGAGGGGTACGCCCCCGACGGCACCTCGCGCGGCGGCTTCCGGCTGGCCGGGCCGGGCGGCATCCGGCGCGGCCCGGACGGCATGATGTACGTCAACTACGGGGTGAACCCGCTGACTCCGCGCGGCGGCGTCGTCCGCTTCGATCCGGCCGCCGCCGAGCCGAGACCGCAGCGCGTCGTGGACGGGATCTCCGGCATCAACGGCCTCGCCGTCGACTCCGCCGGCAACCTCTACCTCAGCCGCGAACTGTCCACCGGAATCCTCAAGATACGTCCGGACGGCACCCGCGACGAGGCGTGGACCAAGGCCGCGTCCATCTTCGGCAGCAACGGCCTGGACATCGTCGGGGACCAGCTCTACGTCAGCGTCCTCACCGACCCGACGTCCAGGATCGTACGCGTCCCGCTCGACGACCCCGGCCGGTACACCACGGTCGCCCGGCTCACTCCCAATCCCCTGCGCGACAAGTTCCTGGACGACCTGACGCACTTCCGCGGCGACCTGGTGGTGGCCGGCTTCCGCAGCGGTGAGCTGATCCGCGTCGACCCGGCCACCGGCCGGTCCTGCGTCCTGGCGACCGGCCTGCGCATGCCCACCAGCGTCCGTGCCGCCCAGGGCTTCGGCGGCCTCGACCCCGCGCACCACCTCTTCGTCGTCGAGGCGTCCGGGCGCATCGTCAGGGTGACCGTGGACTGA
- the tdh gene encoding L-threonine 3-dehydrogenase — protein sequence MKALVKHKAEPGLWLMDVPEPEIGAGDVLIRVLRTGICGTDLHIRSWDGWAQGAVKTPLVLGHEFVGEVAEVGADVRDIAVGDRVSGEGHLVCGKCRNCLAGRRHLCRSTVGLGVGRDGAFAEYVALPASNVWVHRTEVDLDVAAIFDPFGNAVHTALSFPLVGEDVLITGAGPIGIMAAAVAKHAGARNVVITDVSEPRLDLARKAGATLACNVAESSIAEAQRTLGLREGFDVGLEMSGRPEALQDMIANMTHGGRIAMLGLPAQEFPVDWAKLVTSMITIKGIYGREMFETWYAMTVLLEAGLDLSPVITGRYGYRDFDAAFDEAATARSGKIILDWTA from the coding sequence ATGAAGGCACTCGTCAAGCACAAGGCCGAGCCGGGTCTGTGGCTCATGGACGTCCCCGAGCCGGAGATCGGCGCCGGTGACGTGCTGATCCGGGTGCTGCGTACCGGCATCTGCGGGACGGACCTGCACATCCGCTCCTGGGACGGGTGGGCCCAGGGCGCCGTCAAGACGCCGCTGGTGCTCGGGCATGAGTTCGTCGGCGAGGTGGCCGAGGTCGGCGCGGACGTCCGGGACATCGCCGTCGGCGACCGGGTGAGCGGCGAGGGCCACCTGGTCTGCGGCAAGTGCCGCAACTGCCTGGCCGGCCGCCGCCACCTGTGCCGCAGCACGGTCGGCCTCGGCGTCGGCCGGGACGGCGCCTTCGCCGAGTACGTCGCGCTGCCGGCCTCCAACGTCTGGGTGCACCGGACGGAGGTGGACCTCGACGTCGCCGCGATCTTCGACCCGTTCGGCAACGCCGTGCACACCGCGCTGTCCTTCCCGCTGGTCGGCGAGGACGTCCTGATCACGGGCGCGGGCCCGATCGGCATCATGGCCGCGGCCGTGGCGAAGCACGCCGGCGCCCGCAACGTGGTGATCACCGACGTCAGCGAGCCGCGCCTGGACCTGGCCCGCAAGGCGGGCGCCACCCTGGCCTGCAACGTCGCCGAGTCCTCGATCGCCGAGGCACAGCGCACGCTGGGCCTGCGCGAGGGCTTCGACGTCGGCCTGGAGATGTCCGGCCGGCCCGAGGCGCTCCAGGACATGATCGCCAACATGACGCACGGCGGCCGGATCGCCATGCTGGGCCTGCCCGCGCAGGAGTTCCCCGTCGACTGGGCGAAGCTCGTCACGTCGATGATCACCATCAAGGGCATCTACGGCCGTGAGATGTTCGAGACGTGGTACGCGATGACCGTCCTGCTGGAGGCCGGCCTCGACCTCAGCCCGGTGATCACCGGCCGGTACGGGTACCGGGACTTCGACGCGGCCTTCGACGAGGCCGCGACCGCGCGCAGTGGCAAGATCATCCTCGACTGGACCGCCTGA
- a CDS encoding FAD-dependent oxidoreductase, translating into MSRTTCAIAGAGPAGMMLGMLLARAGVETVVLEKHADFLRDFRGDTVHASTHRLMGELGLGERFRKLPHHRIHRLQVVTDDGPFTLADFRRLPGEFPYITFLPQWDFLDFLVEEADRFPNFRLLRESEVTGILRSGNRVTGVRYRDAEGREHELHADLTVAADGRRSAVRAASGLRHRAFGSGMDILWFRLSKRDEDPGGMVGRLSADGKLLVRIERQGHWQAALAVRKGGYEQLRAEGLEAFRESLATLKPFLADRVHEVRTWDDVKVLDVQIDRLQRWWRPGLLCIGDAAHTMSPIMGVGINLAVQDAVAAANILARPLRDGTLETAHLERIQRRRMPPTVVTQRIQRALQTGFLEPWINGQGKSTTPRVLRVLRRLPPLQGGPARAMAIGLRPEHPAAALR; encoded by the coding sequence ATGAGTCGTACGACGTGTGCCATCGCCGGTGCGGGACCCGCCGGAATGATGCTCGGCATGCTGCTCGCCAGGGCCGGCGTGGAGACCGTGGTACTGGAGAAGCACGCCGACTTCCTGCGTGACTTCCGGGGCGACACGGTGCACGCCTCCACCCACCGCCTCATGGGCGAACTCGGCCTGGGGGAACGCTTCCGCAAGCTCCCCCACCACCGGATCCACCGCCTCCAGGTCGTCACCGACGACGGGCCCTTCACACTGGCCGACTTCCGCAGACTGCCGGGCGAGTTCCCCTACATCACCTTCCTGCCGCAGTGGGACTTCCTCGACTTCCTCGTGGAGGAGGCCGACCGGTTCCCCAACTTCCGGCTGCTGCGCGAGAGCGAGGTCACCGGGATCCTCCGGTCCGGGAACCGGGTCACCGGCGTCCGCTACCGCGACGCCGAGGGACGGGAGCACGAGCTGCACGCGGACCTCACGGTCGCCGCCGACGGCCGCCGCTCGGCGGTCCGCGCCGCGTCCGGGCTGCGGCACCGGGCGTTCGGCTCGGGCATGGACATCCTGTGGTTCCGGCTGTCCAAGCGCGACGAGGACCCGGGCGGCATGGTCGGCCGGCTCTCCGCCGACGGCAAACTGCTGGTGCGCATCGAGCGGCAGGGGCACTGGCAGGCCGCCCTCGCGGTCCGCAAGGGCGGCTACGAGCAGCTGCGCGCCGAGGGCCTGGAGGCGTTCCGGGAGTCGCTGGCCACGCTCAAGCCGTTCCTCGCCGACCGGGTGCACGAGGTGCGCACCTGGGACGACGTCAAGGTGCTCGACGTACAGATCGACCGGCTGCAACGGTGGTGGCGGCCGGGACTGCTGTGCATCGGGGACGCGGCGCACACCATGTCGCCCATCATGGGCGTCGGCATCAACCTCGCCGTCCAGGACGCCGTCGCCGCCGCCAACATTCTCGCGCGGCCACTGCGCGACGGAACGCTGGAGACCGCGCACCTGGAACGGATCCAGCGCCGCCGCATGCCGCCGACGGTGGTCACCCAGCGCATCCAACGGGCCCTGCAGACCGGCTTCCTGGAGCCGTGGATCAACGGCCAGGGGAAGTCCACCACCCCCCGGGTGCTGCGCGTCCTGCGCCGGCTGCCCCCGCTCCAGGGCGGACCGGCCCGGGCGATGGCGATCGGACTGCGCCCCGAACACCCGGCCGCGGCGCTGCGCTGA
- a CDS encoding saccharopine dehydrogenase family protein, whose translation MSSSVNTAVSRQDGPRRPYDVVLFGATGFVGELTAAYLLAHAPHGCRLALAGRNRAKLERLRERLADGSGAAPALLTAAADDPAALRDLAESAHVVASTVGPYVHHGEPLVAACAAAGTDCLDLTGEAEFVDSVYVRHDARARETGARIVHSCGFDSVPYDLGVYYTVRHLPEDVPLRVDGFVRARGAFSGGTLASSLAIAGRGRQALAAARERRRYEPRPAAGRRVRVPLGGPRFSRETGVWALPLPTIDPQVVRRSAAALERYGPDFRYRHYAAVRTLPVALAAPVGVAGLLAAAQVPAFRGWLADRYPGGRGPDAERRARSWFRVRFVGEGGGRRVLTEVSGGDPGYGETAVMFAEAALCLAHDRLPATAGQVTTAVAMGDALTERLTAAGIRFRLAAAD comes from the coding sequence ATGAGCAGTTCCGTGAACACTGCCGTGAGCAGGCAGGACGGCCCTCGGCGGCCGTACGACGTCGTCCTGTTCGGAGCGACCGGCTTCGTCGGCGAACTGACCGCCGCGTACCTCCTGGCCCACGCGCCACACGGCTGCCGGCTGGCCCTCGCCGGGCGGAACCGGGCGAAGCTGGAACGGCTGCGGGAGCGGCTGGCCGACGGGTCCGGCGCCGCGCCCGCCCTGCTCACCGCCGCCGCCGACGACCCGGCCGCGCTGCGTGACCTCGCCGAGTCCGCCCACGTCGTCGCCTCCACCGTGGGCCCGTACGTCCATCACGGCGAGCCGCTGGTCGCCGCGTGCGCGGCGGCGGGCACCGACTGCCTGGACCTCACCGGCGAGGCGGAGTTCGTCGACTCCGTGTACGTCCGGCACGACGCGCGGGCCCGCGAGACCGGCGCGCGGATCGTGCACAGCTGCGGCTTCGACTCCGTCCCGTACGACCTCGGGGTGTACTACACCGTCCGGCACCTGCCGGAGGACGTACCGCTGCGCGTCGACGGCTTCGTCCGGGCCCGGGGCGCGTTCTCCGGCGGCACGCTGGCGTCCTCCCTGGCCATAGCGGGCCGCGGCCGGCAGGCGCTGGCCGCCGCCCGGGAGCGGCGGCGGTACGAGCCGCGGCCCGCGGCCGGCCGCCGGGTCAGGGTGCCGCTGGGCGGGCCGCGGTTCAGCCGGGAGACGGGCGTCTGGGCGCTGCCGCTGCCGACCATCGACCCCCAGGTCGTACGCCGTTCGGCCGCCGCGCTGGAGCGGTACGGGCCCGACTTCCGCTACCGGCATTACGCGGCGGTGCGGACGCTGCCGGTCGCCCTGGCCGCCCCGGTGGGGGTCGCCGGGCTCCTCGCGGCGGCCCAAGTCCCGGCGTTCCGAGGGTGGTTGGCGGACCGGTACCCCGGTGGTCGGGGCCCGGACGCCGAGCGGCGGGCCCGGAGCTGGTTCCGGGTCCGGTTCGTCGGCGAGGGCGGCGGGCGGCGGGTGCTGACCGAGGTCTCGGGCGGCGACCCGGGGTACGGGGAGACCGCCGTGATGTTCGCGGAGGCGGCGCTGTGCCTCGCGCACGACCGGCTCCCCGCGACCGCAGGGCAGGTGACGACCGCCGTCGCGATGGGCGACGCCCTGACGGAGCGGCTCACCGCCGCGGGGATCCGCTTCCGCCTCGCGGCGGCGGACTGA